The Endozoicomonas montiporae CL-33 genome contains a region encoding:
- the adhP gene encoding alcohol dehydrogenase AdhP, with translation MRAAVAHNFKEPLKIEDVPVPKVGPNDVLVNIKASGVCHTDLHACHGDWPVKPTMPLIPGHEGVGVVTEVGEQVTHLTKGSRVGIPFLYSACGFCDYCLEGREILCPDVVYAGYMVNGGYSDYCLADARYVVEIPEGLSFIDAAPLFCAGVTSYKALKVSNTKPGDWVSIVGVGGLGHLAIQYAKAMGLNVVAVDTGPDKQKLSLDLGADYFVDFMKEKPEEKIQTLLDTGVHAAIVTAVSKAGFDSAYASTRRGGTMVLVGLPPDELPIPIFDTVLNGVTIVGSIVGTRKDLAECLEFGAQGKVKTTIEVRKLEEINQIFDQMEKNEITGRIVMDMT, from the coding sequence ATGAGAGCCGCCGTTGCGCATAATTTTAAAGAACCGTTAAAAATTGAAGATGTACCTGTACCTAAAGTCGGTCCCAATGATGTGCTGGTGAATATCAAAGCATCAGGTGTTTGTCATACCGACCTGCATGCCTGTCACGGTGACTGGCCGGTAAAGCCGACAATGCCTCTGATTCCCGGGCATGAAGGGGTTGGCGTTGTGACCGAGGTAGGAGAGCAGGTAACTCATCTGACCAAAGGCAGCCGGGTGGGCATTCCATTCCTTTACTCCGCCTGCGGTTTTTGTGACTACTGCCTTGAAGGAAGGGAAATACTTTGCCCTGATGTCGTCTATGCCGGCTACATGGTGAATGGTGGCTATTCTGATTACTGCCTTGCCGATGCCCGTTATGTGGTTGAAATACCGGAAGGACTGTCCTTCATTGATGCCGCCCCACTGTTCTGTGCCGGAGTAACGTCCTACAAGGCATTAAAAGTCAGCAACACCAAACCCGGCGACTGGGTATCCATTGTTGGTGTCGGCGGTCTGGGCCATCTGGCGATTCAGTATGCTAAAGCGATGGGGCTGAATGTTGTAGCGGTCGATACCGGCCCTGACAAACAGAAACTGTCGCTCGATCTCGGGGCTGATTATTTTGTTGATTTTATGAAGGAGAAGCCGGAAGAGAAGATTCAAACGCTTCTGGATACCGGTGTGCACGCCGCCATTGTAACGGCTGTATCAAAAGCAGGTTTTGACAGTGCCTACGCATCCACCCGAAGGGGCGGAACAATGGTATTGGTCGGACTGCCACCCGATGAACTGCCTATTCCTATCTTTGATACCGTACTGAACGGCGTCACCATTGTTGGTTCTATTGTCGGAACCCGCAAAGATCTGGCGGAATGCCTTGAGTTTGGTGCTCAGGGTAAAGTCAAAACCACCATCGAGGTGAGAAAGCTGGAAGAGATTAACCAAATTTTCGATCAGATGGAAAAGAACGAAATTACGGGTCGTATTGTCATGGATATGACGTAA
- a CDS encoding ISKra4 family transposase — protein sequence MPASVIARQSKTIVLQIEVPIESNNMLSLEDGLQRALNEAGVLGTQELLKLFEPPNNEPIVLNQQKWSYKGKVLKHYETLYGCVPMERSVYQGVRGGVTLAPLDYHSGIVGSATPKFAKTLAWKYSQMPAPAVKEDFETNHQRVLSNSYIKHLSDRVGALIEDQKKTRYDLPPLPEAVETIAIGLDGTCMLLCEEGWREAMCGTLSLYSANGDRLHTIYTASSPEYGKQSFMNKLDDEIADLKRLYPQATYIGVADGAKENWRYLKQHTSAQILDFFHASEYLGGVAEALFPSSKAKRKQWLEDKLHNLKNKRGAAKKILKEIESAELPKKTTALIEKRYKAVTYFTNNHHLMKYHQALKHNWPIGSGVTEAACKTLVKQRLCGSGMRWKPAGAEVLLETRSLIQSKGRWNQLWSSFMSGRMIVDF from the coding sequence ATGCCTGCATCCGTCATTGCCCGTCAGTCAAAAACTATCGTACTGCAAATTGAAGTACCCATTGAATCTAACAACATGCTGAGTCTTGAAGATGGATTGCAGCGAGCGTTGAATGAGGCAGGAGTACTTGGCACTCAAGAATTATTAAAGTTGTTTGAACCACCCAACAACGAACCTATTGTCCTTAACCAGCAAAAATGGAGCTATAAGGGGAAAGTGCTAAAGCACTACGAAACCCTTTACGGATGCGTGCCCATGGAACGCTCTGTCTATCAGGGTGTCAGAGGTGGAGTCACTCTGGCTCCGCTTGATTATCACTCTGGGATTGTTGGCTCAGCTACGCCCAAATTTGCAAAAACTCTCGCCTGGAAGTACAGCCAGATGCCTGCTCCCGCAGTAAAAGAAGATTTTGAAACCAACCATCAAAGAGTGTTGTCAAACTCCTATATCAAGCACTTATCCGACAGGGTCGGTGCATTAATTGAAGATCAAAAAAAGACTCGTTATGATTTACCGCCGTTACCAGAGGCAGTGGAAACCATTGCTATAGGACTTGATGGCACCTGCATGCTGCTTTGCGAAGAAGGCTGGCGAGAAGCCATGTGTGGAACCTTAAGCCTTTATTCTGCCAATGGCGACAGACTTCACACAATCTACACCGCCAGTTCGCCTGAATATGGTAAACAAAGCTTTATGAACAAGCTGGACGATGAGATTGCGGATCTCAAACGTCTCTATCCGCAAGCAACATACATTGGCGTAGCCGATGGAGCTAAAGAAAACTGGCGATACCTGAAGCAGCATACCTCAGCTCAAATACTCGATTTTTTTCATGCCTCAGAGTATCTGGGAGGAGTAGCAGAAGCGTTGTTTCCGAGCAGTAAAGCCAAGAGAAAGCAGTGGCTTGAAGACAAGCTCCACAACCTGAAAAACAAGCGAGGGGCAGCCAAAAAAATACTGAAAGAAATTGAATCTGCCGAACTCCCGAAAAAGACTACTGCACTGATAGAGAAGCGTTACAAGGCGGTGACCTATTTTACGAACAACCATCATTTGATGAAATACCATCAAGCCCTGAAACATAACTGGCCGATAGGCTCTGGAGTGACAGAAGCTGCTTGTAAGACATTGGTCAAACAACGGCTGTGTGGTTCAGGTATGAGGTGGAAACCAGCAGGTGCAGAAGTTCTTCTTGAAACGAGGTCTTTGATCCAGAGTAAAGGGCGTTGGAATCAACTTTGGTCTAGCTTTATGTCAGGCAGGATGATAGTTGATTTTTGA
- a CDS encoding NUDIX hydrolase has translation MNILRTAQHPDITDLTGSILHRKAARGIILQDNNILLMYTRRYHDYSLPGGGIDDGESLKQGLIRELEEETGARNIRNIEPMGVYEEYRPWYKPEHDIMHMLSYCYFCTIDAELDAPRFEDYEMANGMEVVWINIHEAIEHNKTIIAGSDKKGLSIDRETWLLEKIVELRGGALSD, from the coding sequence GTGAATATTCTACGAACCGCTCAGCACCCCGATATCACAGACCTGACAGGCAGTATCCTCCACCGGAAAGCGGCTCGGGGGATTATTCTGCAAGACAACAACATTCTGCTGATGTATACCCGAAGGTACCACGATTACAGTTTGCCCGGCGGCGGAATTGACGATGGTGAAAGTCTGAAGCAGGGGCTGATTCGGGAACTGGAAGAAGAAACCGGTGCGCGTAATATCCGGAACATCGAACCAATGGGTGTCTATGAAGAATACCGCCCATGGTATAAGCCGGAACACGATATTATGCATATGCTGTCGTATTGTTATTTTTGCACCATTGATGCCGAGCTGGACGCTCCCCGCTTTGAAGATTACGAAATGGCTAATGGCATGGAAGTGGTGTGGATTAACATTCACGAAGCCATTGAGCACAACAAAACAATTATTGCAGGCAGTGACAAAAAAGGTTTGTCCATTGACAGGGAAACCTGGCTGCTGGAAAAAATTGTTGAACTTCGGGGGGGTGCTCTCTCTGACTGA